A region from the Lolium perenne isolate Kyuss_39 chromosome 4, Kyuss_2.0, whole genome shotgun sequence genome encodes:
- the LOC127294313 gene encoding T-complex protein 1 subunit delta, with the protein MAAVAAAPIRKTETYTDTKRRDDVRGVNIAASCAVADAVRTSLGPRGMDKMISSGDNEVTITNDGATIVSLMALLQPAARMLADVSRSQDAAAGDGTTSVVVLAGSLLRRAQCLIAAGAHPTAVADSLHRLAARAVEVLQGMAIPVELSDRDSLVKSASTALNSKVVSQYSSLLAPLAVDAALSVVDPAHPELLDLRGIRIIKKLGGTVDDTELVRGLIFDKKASHAAGGPSRIENAKIAVIQFQVSPPKTDIEQSVVVSDYAQMDRILREERNYILGMVKKIKASGCNVLLIQKSILRDAVTDLSLHYLAKAKILVVKDVERDEVEFVTKTLNCLPIANIEHFREDKLGHADLVEEVSVGDGKIVKITGIKDMGRTATVLVRGSNQLVIDEADRSLHDALCVIRCLVNKRFLIAGGGAPEIEMSMQLAAWAKELHGMESYCIKEFADALEVIPYTLAENAGLSPITVVTELRNRHAKGEKNTGINVRKGQITNILEENVVQPLLVSTSAITLACECVRMILKIDDIVTVR; encoded by the coding sequence atggccgccgtcgccgccgcgccgATCCGCAAGACGGAGACCTACACCGACACTAAGCGCCGCGACGACGTCCGCGGCGTCAACATCGCTGCCTCGTGCGCCGTCGCCGACGCGGTGCGCACCTCCCTCGGACCGCGCGGCATGGACAAGATGATCTCCTCCGGGGACAACGAGGTCACCATCACCAACGACGGCGCCACCATCGTCTCCCTCATGGCCCTTCTCCAGCCCGCCGCCCGCATGCTCGCCGACGTGTCCCGCTCCCAGgacgccgccgccggcgacggCACCACCAGCGTCGTCGTCCTCGCCGGATCCTTGCTTCGCCGCGCGCAGTGCCTCATCGCCGCCGGCGCGCACCCCACGGCCGTCGCCGACTCCCTCCACcgcctcgccgcccgcgccgtcgAGGTCCTCCAGGGCATGGCCATCCCCGTCGAGCTCTCCGACAGGGACTCCCTCGTCAAATCTGCATCCACGGCCCTCAACTCCAAGGTCGTCTCTCAGTACTCTAGCCTCCTCGCCCCCCTCGCTGTTGACGCTGCGCTCTCTGTGGTTGATCCCGCCCACCCAGAACTCCTCGATCTCCGCGGCATCCGCATTATCAAGAAGCTTGGTGGCACCGTCGATGATACTGAGCTTGTCCGGGGCCTCatctttgacaagaaggctagccATGCTGCAGGGGGGCCATCTCGGATCGAGAATGCCAAGATCGCTGTCATACAGTTTCAGGTGTCTCCGCCCAAGACCGACATTGAGCAGAGCGTCGTCGTCTCAGACTATGCCCAGATGGACCGCATCCTCCGTGAGGAGCGGAACTACATACTGGGGATGGTCAAGAAGATTAAGGCGTCTGGATGCAACGTGCTCCTCATTCAGAAGAGCATCTTGCGCGATGCCGTCACCGATCTGTCGCTGCATTATCTCGCAAAGGCCAAGATTCTGGTGGTGAAGGACGTGGAGAGGGATGAGGTTGAGTTCGTCACCAAGACTCTCAACTGCCTGCCGATCGCCAACATCGAGCATTTCCGTGAGGATAAACTTGGCCACGCTgatcttgttgaggaggtgtctgTCGGGGACGGCAAGATCGTCAAGATCACCGGTATCAAGGACATGGGGAGGACTGCCACCGTGCTTGTCCGTGGGTCCAACCAGCTGGTTATCGATGAAGCTGACCGCAGTCTCCATGATGCGCTATGTGTCATCAGATGCTTGGTGAACAAGAGGTTCCTCATCGCTGGTGGCGGTGCGCCTGAGATAGAGATGTCAATGCAGCTCGCTGCTTGGGCGAAGGAGCTCCATGGGATGGAGAGCTACTGCATCAAGGAGTTCGCTGATGCGCTCGAGGTAATCCCTTACACGCTGGCAGAGAATGCAGGGCTCAGTCCTATCACTGTTGTTACCGAGCTAAGGAACCGTCATGCCAAGGGTGAGAAGAACACCGGCATCAACGTGAGGAAAGGCCAGATCACAAACATCCTGGAGGAGAATGTCGTCCAGCCGTTGCTGGTCAGCACCAGCGCCATCACACTGGCGTGTGAGTGTGTTCGCATGATCTTGAAGATTGATGATATAGTCACTGTAAGGTAA